The Spirosoma oryzicola region GATAACCAGTTAACAAAAAGGGCCAGTCGCGCGACTGGCCCTTTTTGCATCGTTTATTTCTGACGTAAACTTTACTCCCAACCCCTGGGGACTTGTAAATTACCAGATATACAGAACAATTCAACTTCATAATTTGACATTTTCCAGAATTTAAACGTTTGTTTAAAAAAACTATTCAATTCATTTGGGCGTTAAGAAGGAAGCAAATACTTTTGAACGTCCAATGAAAAAAAACATGAATTGTTCCCCTTTTAAATCAACCGAAGAAAAGATCCGGGAAGCGGCCAAGCAGGTCTTTCTGGAGAAGGGGTTCGATGGCGCCACATCACGGGACATTGCCGACAAGGCAGGCATCAACATAGCCTTAACGAATTACTATTTTCGTAGTAAGGAGAAGCTGTTCGTGAGTATTTTCGAAGAAATGTTTCAGCTGTTTTTCAACGGAACGGTCGAAATCATGAATAAGCAAATCAGCCTTCGCGAAAAGATTTCGGAGTTGATCGAACACGACTTTCAACTGCTTAAGAAGAACCCTAGCCTGTCTATTTTTATCATGAACGAAGTCCATCGCAATCCAGAGCGTATGGCAACCAGCATCGGGCTCATGAAACAAATTCAGCATTCTCTTTTTGAGGAACAGCTCAAGCAAGAGATTGCGCGTGGCAATGCCCGGCCAATCAGTTCGATGCATTTGATGCCTTTGATCTTCTGTAATATTCAGTTCATTTTTATTGGCAAGGCCATGCAGATGAAGATGTGGCAGATGAGCGAAGCTGATTTTGACGAGTTTACGAACACACACAAACAGCTAGTCATTGACATGATTACAACCTATTTGTTTGAATTCGAGAAGGTTTAAATTTTTTTATCCATGTTTTAAACAAATATTTAAAAATATTGCTTAGTTAAGTCATTTAAAACAAACGTTTCTTACCAGCCATGCAGACCATTCGATGGTACCTCTCCGCGCTTTTTGCGTTGGGCGGTACGTTAGCCAGCGCTCAGAGTTATTCGCTCGAGCAACTCATCAATAAAGCGTTGACAAACAATTACAGCGTTCAAACCGCCCGACTTGACGAAGTAAAAACCGAAGCGCAGATTGCCGAAGTCAAAGCGAACGCTCGCCCTCAGGTTAGCCTCGCCGGTGATTATCGGCGGTACCTCAAAATTCCAGGTCAGGTAATTCCAGCGTCAGCCTTTGGTGGCCCCGAAGGCGCATACACGGCGGTGGCATTTGGGCTACCGTATAACTTATCGACGACGGTGCAGGCAACCCAGCAATTGTTTAATCAATCGTTGCTGATTGCCACAAAAGCCGCTAAAGCCAGCCGCGATCTGTCGGCGTTACAAACGCAGAAAACCAAAGAAGATGTCGCCTATAATGTGTCGGCCACGTACTACAACCTGCAAACAACGGCGCAACAGATCGCTTTCCTGCGCACTAACCTGGCTTCGACCGAACGGCTGATTCGCATCACCGATTTACGGCGGCAAAATCAACTCGTACAGGGCATTGATGTCGATCGATTGCAAGTCAGCAAGCTATCCTCCCAAACCCAGATCGAATCCTTACAATCGACCTACATTCAATTACTGAACAACCTGAAGTACCTGACCGGAACGCCACAAACCGATTCGCTATCCGTGGCAACAGCGATTGAAGAAACGATTCCGGTAGCCCCCAGCAACGAATACACCATCAACCGGACGGATTTACAGTTGATCGATCAGCAGAAGATTATCAACAGCTTACAGCAGCAAAACATCAAAGCCGGTTTTACTCCAACGGTTTCGGCTTACGGCGTAGCGAACAGTTCCGTCTATGCCATCGGTGGCGACAACTCATACATTAAAAACTTACCCGGCTACTGGGTTGGTTTACAGCTGAACTGGAGCGTATTCGACGGCTTGGCACGTAAGGCACGATTAAGCCAGAGCCGCATCGACACCCAAAAGCTGGACGTGCAGAACCGTCAGATTCGGGAGTCGATTTCGATGGACATTGCCAATGCACGCAACAAATTTCTGGTCGAGCAAACGAATCTGTCAACCAATCGCGGACAAGTTGCACTGGCCGAAAAAGTGTACACACAAACGCAACTCCAATTTAAAGAAGGGACAGTTGACATTACGGAGGTCGTTCAGGCTGAAACCGCCCTCCGGGACGCTCAAAATAATTACCTGACCACGCTGGTCAATCTACGCACCGCCGAACTCGACTGGAAAAGAGCAACCGGCAGCCTAATCAACCGATAATTCAACCTCATTCATACAATCTGTAATCGTTAGCGAAATCATGAAACGAATCGTTGTCTTGCTTGCTTTAGTCAGCACCTTAGGCTTAACAGCCTGGACACTACTCAACAACAAAAAAGAAGTCGAAGAAAAAGTCTACAAGCCGAATCCAGATCAGAAAGTCGGCGTGCGGACGGCCACCGCTACACTACGCAACTTAGCGCAGGAGAATGCATTTCTGGGTTCGTTTATACCCAACCGTCAGGTCGAAATCCGGCCTCAGGCGGGCGGTCAGATCAACCAACTACCTATCCAAGAAGGCCAACAGGTCGGAGCGGGTCGGCTGATTGCCAAGCTGGACGACGAGCAACTTCGCTACCAGATCGAAGGGCTGCAAGTAACGCTCGAAGGCTATCAGAACGACCTGAAGCGTTACGAAAATCTGGTGAAAGGGGATGCTACACCGGCGGTTAACATCGAGCGCACCCAACTCAGCATCCGCTCGACCCAGGCGCAGATCAAACAGCTCCAGAAGCAGATTGCCAACGCCACCATCACTGCGCCTTTTGCCGGTATCGTAACCGAGAAAATGGTAGAAAAAGGCTCGGTAGTCTCCCCTGGTTCGCCCATCGCCAAGATCACGGATATTTCGTCGCTGAAACTCGTGGTCGATGTTCCCGAAAAAGCCATCAATCAGTTTCACGTTGGTCAGACTCTTTCCGTGTCAACCGAAGTATACCCGGATGCTCAATTTGCGGGACGCGTCACGCTGATTGCCGCCGAAGGGGATGCGGCTCACAATTATCCGGTTGAAATTACGGTTCATAATGCTGGTAAAAATCAGTTGCGGGCAGGCATGTACGGTTCTATTGCCAACACGAACAAGCTAAAAGGACAAATGCTGGCTATCCCACGGCAGGCTATCATTGGCTCGGAGAAGCAGCCACAGGTCTATGTTGTCGAGAACGGAAAAGCGGTACTGAAGTCGGTCAAGATCGGCGCTACCACGAACGACTATTACGAAATCACCAATGGACTGGAACCGGGCGTTCAAGTGGTTACAAGTGGACAGGTCAACTTGCAAAACGGAACGCCGGTCACAGCACAATAGAGCTTTCTAAAAATGCGTAACGATTGGTCGATCCACCGATGCAGTTTTCCTCGCGTTAGCCAGACCTTCCGGTAGGGATACGCAACTGCGCCGACCAGTTTTACAGATACTCTAACGAATCTATACCATGAATTTTGTCGAAACCATCATAAAACGCCCCTCCTTCATTATCGTGTT contains the following coding sequences:
- a CDS encoding TolC family protein is translated as MQTIRWYLSALFALGGTLASAQSYSLEQLINKALTNNYSVQTARLDEVKTEAQIAEVKANARPQVSLAGDYRRYLKIPGQVIPASAFGGPEGAYTAVAFGLPYNLSTTVQATQQLFNQSLLIATKAAKASRDLSALQTQKTKEDVAYNVSATYYNLQTTAQQIAFLRTNLASTERLIRITDLRRQNQLVQGIDVDRLQVSKLSSQTQIESLQSTYIQLLNNLKYLTGTPQTDSLSVATAIEETIPVAPSNEYTINRTDLQLIDQQKIINSLQQQNIKAGFTPTVSAYGVANSSVYAIGGDNSYIKNLPGYWVGLQLNWSVFDGLARKARLSQSRIDTQKLDVQNRQIRESISMDIANARNKFLVEQTNLSTNRGQVALAEKVYTQTQLQFKEGTVDITEVVQAETALRDAQNNYLTTLVNLRTAELDWKRATGSLINR
- a CDS encoding TetR/AcrR family transcriptional regulator — protein: MNCSPFKSTEEKIREAAKQVFLEKGFDGATSRDIADKAGINIALTNYYFRSKEKLFVSIFEEMFQLFFNGTVEIMNKQISLREKISELIEHDFQLLKKNPSLSIFIMNEVHRNPERMATSIGLMKQIQHSLFEEQLKQEIARGNARPISSMHLMPLIFCNIQFIFIGKAMQMKMWQMSEADFDEFTNTHKQLVIDMITTYLFEFEKV
- a CDS encoding efflux RND transporter periplasmic adaptor subunit is translated as MKRIVVLLALVSTLGLTAWTLLNNKKEVEEKVYKPNPDQKVGVRTATATLRNLAQENAFLGSFIPNRQVEIRPQAGGQINQLPIQEGQQVGAGRLIAKLDDEQLRYQIEGLQVTLEGYQNDLKRYENLVKGDATPAVNIERTQLSIRSTQAQIKQLQKQIANATITAPFAGIVTEKMVEKGSVVSPGSPIAKITDISSLKLVVDVPEKAINQFHVGQTLSVSTEVYPDAQFAGRVTLIAAEGDAAHNYPVEITVHNAGKNQLRAGMYGSIANTNKLKGQMLAIPRQAIIGSEKQPQVYVVENGKAVLKSVKIGATTNDYYEITNGLEPGVQVVTSGQVNLQNGTPVTAQ